CTAGCCTGTGATTGGTTATGTAGGTCATGCCTGTACTGGAAGTATTTTCTGTTCTAGACTTTCACTCAGCGATCTGAACCTGTCTATTCGGTGTGTTGACTTCCTGTTCTTAATACTGGTATCGTTTGCCAAAGTTCTGACTTCAATTTGGTACTTGTTAATTTGTGCGTGACCATGCTTCTCTTGAGTATGCGCTGCTttgatgatcaaattttatttgatcGCGGTAAAAAGACTTGGATGTTATCGTAGCGATGTATTGTCTCTAGCACAACGAAACATATTGTATATGTAAAAAGAGTACTGTACAAGTGTGCATACATTATTCAACCAAATCACTTAATATACATGAGCATCCAACACCTGAAACAAGATAATCACATGGAACGACGCCATGATACAAGATAACCAAGGTAGCTAAGCTAGCCAGCTAATGTTGGCCATGCTTCTTTGCTTCCTTCTTCTTGTGATGCTCGTGGATGGCGAGGCCGAcgctgccggcggcgatggtggcggcgaTCTCCTCCTTCACCCTGTGCGACCGCGCGTTCTCCGGCTCCTTCTTCGCCTTGTGCTTCTCGTGCTGCCCTCGCATAAAATTCATTACAAGTTTAGAATCTGACATGGCACGCACGCGTCAAGCTTACAACGAAATGGATAAATACGGATGGATTAATTTAGGATGTATGTGTATTTATTGCTTCTTGTTTAAAATTGTGCGCATATTTTGTTTCGCTAGAACGAAAGTTAGATCGatcattattttgttgtagtatagtttttatattattatacttgtattgaaaattttttttacatgaataatctaataaattaatctttagTTAAAGTCTTGGTTctactaaaataaaatgtgacttatattttgaatacGATACCATGGCGTAtgctccggcggcgacggcgccgagctTGGCGAGCTGCCCCATGTGCTTGTGGTGCTTCTCCTCCTTGcggtggtcgccggcggcgagcttgtCGTCGTTCTTGTTGTGGAGCCCCATTGTTGCCACTCTCTAGTCTCTCTCTAGCTTGCGATCGATTCTACGAGCGAGTACGTACGTGAAATTTACTATGAACGTGCTGTGATGCTTTGATATAGCTGTGTGTGTAATGAAGCCCATGCTTTGCTTCTCATATAGCGCTCGATCACTCACGCAGACAAGAACACACGTACGCCATGTCGGCCGGCCTGCAAATTAACTTGAAGATTAATTTGacgtgtaattttttttcttgtttataattttctGATGCACGCAATCGATTGAATAATCCAAGTAACGCGCATTTTCGTTGACTCTTGCTTGTAATTTTAGTATACGCGATTAAGCAAATTTGGGCGCTGGCCGTGTACGAACTACGCACGAAGGCAGCAGGAAGCCAACGTATACGTTGTAACTCGTACGTACGTGTGGCTCAGTTTCAAGCCAGATCGACCGTCCAACGAAAGGgacacttttttatttttcttctaaagCCTCGAAAGTGGCACGCATGATCAATCAACTAAGTAATGAATTAAagcagcattttttttgtgtgggaGACTTAACCGCGTCGAGCCGCCGATTTCTTACCGGCACAGAGTTCTTTTCAACAGAGCAGTTATACCTGTACCTGTCCATTTCGTGATAGATGTTTCAGTCATTGATCTATAAACCAGAAGAGTACGTCCAGGCAATAGAGACAATTAAACAAGCCAATGCAACAGTAGTACGTTTCGTACGTGCCTTTCCTGTAACCTTCTTCCCATTGGACGATTAGCTCTGAAGCAACCAACTAATCCACAGTTCCACACTACCCGCGTAAGCAAATTAACCTTCTTGCAGTTACTCCAATAATCTACGCGTCATCCAGCTCCTATATATAATCATCTTAATCCCAGCCAAGATCTCAGTCTCAGCTCATCCAAGTTCCAACGCACCTGCAGATCACAGACAGAAATTAAGCACATCTCTATAAGATCGATTGATTATCTCCACACCAACTTACGAACACAAGATGTTTGGCCACCACAAGAACgaggagcaggcggcggcggcgccggccaaggtggccaccgccggcgactaCCGCAAGGAGGAGAAGCACCACAAGCACATGGAGCAGCTCGCCaagctcggcgccgccgccgccggagcatACGCCATGGTACATATCATGCtccattaaattatatattagtatttatattgtGTTCTAATCGATTCTAGTGATCTTATAATTATGTAATGTACTTAACACCTGCAAATCATCCGTCCTTGCTGAATCTGCAGCATGAGAAGAAGGCGGCGAAGAAGGACCCGGAGCACGCGCGGTCGCACAAGATGAAGGAAgggatcgccgccgccgtcgccgtcggcagCGCCGGCCTCGCCTTCCACGAGCACCACGAGAAGAAGGAGGCCAAGAAGCACCGCCGCCATGCCCACCACCACTGATTCATGCATCCATATGCATTGCATTGCTACTTTGCTAGCTTCATCGTACGTGTATACGTACGGATATATATGCCACTACATGtgtatttatgtttgattgttttttcattcatttctTAGTACGTTTCTCTTCTTGTTCTTATTCTGCTTGTAGTAGCTAtactatatatgtgtatgtacaAAATACgagtaaataaataagagaAATATCATGTTCTCCTTGACAATCTTCAGTAGTCATTAGTTTCATTACGGCACGGTTGAGAGAAGCCCATCTTCAGAAATGTGAACAATTTTTACTCATCGCGATAGCAgtgtactaaaatttagatcaaaaatatattttttataattatgttgaatattttatttaaaactttagtaatatatatttatcaatctatccattttaatatgatatatgacaacaaatttatcccgaagttatatattttaattttaattttatttttatagaattttactATATATGCTACTAGTATggtataataaaatcatatccATTAAATTCAAAAGCAACGAAATGTTCACAAGCATTCGAggatacattaaaaaaaaaatccacgtaAGCCTAAATCCTACATACGTATAAGTCCTAATCTCATCCTTGGGCTGCACCAAATCGAAAGCTCGTTATTGGGCCGCCCATAAGTCTCAAAAGGAaacagaaaaggaaagaagaaaaagagagagaaaaaaaaaccgcgCCTGCTCTCATGCGGAGGCGGGAATCaagatgccgccgccgccgccgccgtcgttcccGTCGCTGGACGCCTTctacctccacctcctccgcggctGCACCTCGCTGCGccacgccgccaccgtccATGCCCACGTCGCCCGCGCCCACCCGGCCGCCTCCCTCTTCCTCCGCAactccctcctctccgcctACCGCCGCCTCGGGGGCCCActccccgcgcgccgcctGCTCGACGAAATGCCCCGCCGCAACGCCGTCTCCTTCAACCTCCTCATCGATGCCTACGCCCGGGAAGGGCTCGTTTCCCTCTCGCTGGAGACCctcgcgcgggcgcggcgcgcgggggTCGGTGTCGACCGGTTCTCGTACgcggccgcgctcgccgcgtgCTCGCGGACAGGGGGCCTGAGGTCGGGCAAGGCCGTTCACGCGCTGGCCGTTCTTGACGGTCTTTCCTGCGGGGTGTTCGTCTCCAACTCGCTTATCAGCATGTACGCCAGGTGCGGCGACATGGCTGAGGCGAGGCGTGTCTTTGACATTGCCGAGGAGCGGGATGACGTCTCCTGGAACTCGTTGGTCTCTGGGTACGTGCGCGCCGGTGCACGAGACGAGATGGTAAGCGTGTTTGCTATGATGCGCCGCTGCGGGATGGGTCTGAATTCGTTTGCTCTTGGGAGTGTCATCAAGTGTTGCTCTGGCCACGGAGACGGGGCAATGGACGTTGCTGAGGCAGTTCATGGATGTGTTGTAAAGTCTGGGTTGGACTCTGAACTGTTTCTTGTGAGCGCCATGATTGACATGTATGCCAAGAAAGGCGCTCTAATGGAAGCTGTTGCGCTCTTTCGGTCAGTGCAAGAGTCCAATGTGGTTGTGTTCAACGCTATGATTGCCGGTTTCTGTCGCACTGAGACTGTGATCGGTAAGGAAGTTGCAAGTGAAGCGCTAACTCTGTATTCAGAGGTGCAAAGTTGTGGGATGCAGCCTACTGAGTTCACGTTCTCCAGTGTTTTACGGGCGTGTAACCTTGCTGGATACCTTGAATTCGGGAAACAAATACATGGCCAGGTGCTTAAGCACTGTTTTCAGGGAGATGATTTCATTGGTAGCGCACTCATTGATTTGTACTTCAACTTTGGCTGTATTGAAGACGGATTTAGGTGTTTCAGATCCATACCTGAGCATGATATTGTCACATGGACAACTATGATTTCTGGGTGTGTTCAAAATGAACTTTTTGAGGAGGCGCTGAATTTGTTTCATGAATCTTTAGGTGCTGGATTGAAACCTGATCTTTTCACTATATCAAGTGTGATGAATGCATGTGCAAGTTTAGCTGTTGCAAGGGCTGGTGAGCAGATCCAGTGCTTTGCCACAAAATCTGGTTTTGATCGGTTCACTGTCATGGGAAACTCctgcatgcatatgtatgcAAGGTCAGgagatgttgatgctgcaactCGGAGATTTCAGGAAATGGAATCACATGATGTTGTCTCTTGGTCTGCATTGATATCAAGCCATGCACAGCATGGTTGTGCAAGGGATGCATTACATTTCTTCAATGAAATGGTGGATGCAAAGGTGGTGCCAAATGAGATTACTTTTCTCGGTGTCCTTACTGCCTGTAGCCATGGAGGATTGGTTGATGAGGGACTCAGGTAAGTCATTACCATTTCTTATCAGTTCATTCTTTCAGTTAGCAGTACATTTTTTGtcacaaaaaggaaaagaatatGTTAATGCAACTTTCAACTTTGTTATGTTTCTAGGGTGCATACAACCTCCTTAGCAATAGTTATTCCAGCTTCTTATATGCCATCTCCTTTGATGTCTTCATGCAGGTACTATGAAATAATGAATAAGGAATATGGGTTGACTCCAACCATAAGGCATTGCACTTGTGTTGTTGATCTTCTTGGGCGAGCTGGGAGACTAGCTGATGCTGAGGCCTTTATAAGCAACTCAATCTTCCATGCTGACCCAGTCATTTGGAGGTCATTACTGGCCTCGTGTCGGATTCATGGAGATCTGGAGAGAGGTCAACTTGTTGCAACTCGGTTAATGGAACTAGAGCCTGCTTCGTCAGCATCCTATGTAATTCTTTACAACATGTACCTGGATGCTGGAGAGCTCTCGTTAGCTTCAAAAACTAGGGATATGATGAAACAGCGAGGTGTGAAGAAAGAACCTGGCCTTAGTTGGATTGAACTGAAGTGTGGAGTTCACTCTTTTGTTGCTGGTGACAAGTCCCATCCAGAGAGCAGTGCAATATACACAAAACTGGCCGACATGCTTTCCAGGATTGAGAAGTTGACAAACACTGGTACTGAAATCCCTAGAAGGGAgcaaaatttgatgaattgCCATAGTGAAAAACTAGCTGTGGCATTAGGAATTATTCACTTGCCTCAGTCAGCACCTATAAAAGTAATGAAGAACTTGAGGGTTTGCCGTGATTGCCACTTGACAATGAAACTGATATCAAAGAGTGAAAACAGAGAAATCATCTTGAGAGATCCAATTCGCTTCCATCACTTTAGAGATGGTTCTTGTTCCTGTACGGATTACTGGTAGTGACTCATACAATGGTTATAAAGTGAATTATTGGATTTGTACCTTCCAGACAGCCCCAAGGGGACACTTGGACAGCGTTGAATATGTTCAGTAGAGATCCAGCCAAAGCCCTGCAAGtaagttcttaaaaaaagaacattcAGAAGAGATCTAATTGGTACATGTGTCTTGGTTTCTGGAAAGTGGGCAATCAGCATGAACCATCGTTTTTTGGGGTAATTCTCTGCTTGACGACATGGAGTCATGGATCATGGTTCTGTAACCAGACTACCAGAGACTTATTACAGGTATTATTCGTGAGATTACG
This is a stretch of genomic DNA from Oryza brachyantha chromosome 1, ObraRS2, whole genome shotgun sequence. It encodes these proteins:
- the LOC102717300 gene encoding abscisic stress-ripening protein 3-like, with product MGLHNKNDDKLAAGDHRKEEKHHKHMGQLAKLGAVAAGAYAMHEKHKAKKEPENARSHRVKEEIAATIAAGSVGLAIHEHHKKKEAKKHGQH
- the LOC102715914 gene encoding pentatricopeptide repeat-containing protein At3g13880-like; this translates as MSRYWAAHKSQKETEKERRKRERKKNRACSHAEAGIKMPPPPPPSFPSLDAFYLHLLRGCTSLRHAATVHAHVARAHPAASLFLRNSLLSAYRRLGGPLPARRLLDEMPRRNAVSFNLLIDAYAREGLVSLSLETLARARRAGVGVDRFSYAAALAACSRTGGLRSGKAVHALAVLDGLSCGVFVSNSLISMYARCGDMAEARRVFDIAEERDDVSWNSLVSGYVRAGARDEMVSVFAMMRRCGMGLNSFALGSVIKCCSGHGDGAMDVAEAVHGCVVKSGLDSELFLVSAMIDMYAKKGALMEAVALFRSVQESNVVVFNAMIAGFCRTETVIGKEVASEALTLYSEVQSCGMQPTEFTFSSVLRACNLAGYLEFGKQIHGQVLKHCFQGDDFIGSALIDLYFNFGCIEDGFRCFRSIPEHDIVTWTTMISGCVQNELFEEALNLFHESLGAGLKPDLFTISSVMNACASLAVARAGEQIQCFATKSGFDRFTVMGNSCMHMYARSGDVDAATRRFQEMESHDVVSWSALISSHAQHGCARDALHFFNEMVDAKVVPNEITFLGVLTACSHGGLVDEGLRYYEIMNKEYGLTPTIRHCTCVVDLLGRAGRLADAEAFISNSIFHADPVIWRSLLASCRIHGDLERGQLVATRLMELEPASSASYVILYNMYLDAGELSLASKTRDMMKQRGVKKEPGLSWIELKCGVHSFVAGDKSHPESSAIYTKLADMLSRIEKLTNTGTEIPRREQNLMNCHSEKLAVALGIIHLPQSAPIKVMKNLRVCRDCHLTMKLISKSENREIILRDPIRFHHFRDGSCSCTDYW
- the LOC102717023 gene encoding abscisic stress-ripening protein 1-like, which translates into the protein MFGHHKNEEQAAAAPAKVATAGDYRKEEKHHKHMEQLAKLGAAAAGAYAMHEKKAAKKDPEHARSHKMKEGIAAAVAVGSAGLAFHEHHEKKEAKKHRRHAHHH